A window of Enterobacter ludwigii genomic DNA:
TGCTGCCGACGATGGTGGCACCCACCAGAATCTGCGCCATTGGGCCAAATTCAGTATCAAACAGGCAGATGACGCGTTCGTTACGGGCAAACAGGTTTGGTACGTTTTGCGCAGTCAGATGGTTCACGGAGAACAGATCGCCTGGAACGTAGATCATTTCACGCAGAATACCGTTGCACGGCATGTGCACGCGGTGGTAGTCGCGCGGTGACAGATACGTGGTGGCAAACGTACCGTTACGGAACAGGTCTGCCATCAGGTAGTTACCTGCCAGTAAGGCCTCCAGGCTGTAGTTGTGGCCCTTCGCCTGCAGGATTTTGTCGTCTTCGATGTTGCCCAACTGGCTGATCACGCCGTCTGCCGGCATCACCAGCACGTTAGGATCGGTATCAACCGGACGAACCTCGTCGCGCAGTGGGCGCACGAAGAATTCGTTGAAGGTGCGATAGCTGGCGGTATCCGGCTTCTGCGCCTCTTTCATGTCGACCTTGTAATATTTTACGAAAAGGTCGATGACCAGTTTGGTCAGCCAGCCTGCTCGTTTGCTTGCGCCCCAGCCCGCCAGGCGAGTGAGCCACAGTTTTGGCAGAATGTATTGAAGCGAAAGTTTAAATGCGTTTAACAAGGTAGCCTCCAGGCCATTGTTTTGTCGTTCCTGATCCGGTGGCAGAGCACCGGAACCTGAAAAAAGGGGACGATTTTAGCGATGCTTAGCTTAGTTGTCAGTTATCAGAATCAGAAAAGTTTTTACGCGTTTTTACTTGATCCATGCTCTCAAGAATACGGTGGTAATTCTCGAAGCGAGTCTCCGCGATTTCACCATTCTCGACCGCTTCACGGATAGCGCAACCTGGGTCGTTATCGTGTTTACAGTCGCGGTATTTGCAAGCGCCTAAATAATCATGGAATTCGACAAATCCGTTGAAGATTTGTTCCGGCTCGAGATGCCATAAACCGAATTCGCGCACCCCCGGAGAGTCGATCACATCGCCGCCATGTGGGAAGTGATACAGGCGTGATGCGGTGGTCGTGTGCTGGCCCAGACCCGAGACATCAGACACATCGTTGGTGAGGATCTCCTGCTGGAGACCAAGCAGGTTATTCAGCAGGCTCGATTTACCCACGCCGGATTGACCCGCGAAGATGCTGATACGATCGGTGAGCGCCTCTTCCAGCGGTTTCAGGCCATCTTTGGTGTAGCTGGAGACCATCAGAACGCGGTATCCAATCTTGCGATAGATATCCATCTGTTCATTGACGAAAGCCATTCCTTCGTCATCCAGCAGATCGATTTTGTTCAGCACGATAATCGGTTCAACCTGCAGTGTTTCGCAGGCGACGAGGTATCGGTCGATAATATTGAGTGAAAGTTCAGGCAAAATCGCCGAGACGATAACGATTTGGTTAATGTTGGCGGCAATCGGTTTCACGCCGTCGTAGAAATCGGGACGGGTTAACACAGACGTGCGCTCATGGACCGCTTCAACGATACCTTTTACCGTAACACCTTCCGCCGCCTCTTTACCCGGACGCCAGACGACGCGGTCACCGGTCACCAGAGAACGAATGGTCCGGCGGATGTTGCAGCGGTGGATCTCACCATCGGCGGATTCCACGTCGGCATGCATACCGAAACGGCTGATGACTACGCCTTCCGTTGGTTCGCCAAACAGGTTGTCGTCGTAATCGACCTTCTCCGAAGTGGTTTTAAGACGGCGCTGGTGATTGGCATTCACGCGGCGCTGCTGCCCTTTGGAGAGTTTATTTTTACTCAATCGCGCTGGCTCCTGGTCGCCCGTAAGGGGCAAAACCTCTATGATACACTCTAATTAATACTAGTTAACCTGCTACTGCCGGTTATGCGAGAAGGGTGGAAAATAACATGAGCGCGGATGAAAACAACCTGATTTGGATCGATCTTGAAATGACCGGGCTGGATCCCGAGCGCGATCGCATCATTGAGATTGCAACCCTGGTGACCGATGCCAACCTGAATATTCTGGCGGAAGGGCCGACGATTGCGGTTCATCAATCTGATGAACAGCTTGCATTGATGGATGACTGGAACGTGCGTACCCATACCGGCAGCGGTCTGGTGGATCGCGTGAAGGCCAGTACTCAGGGTGACCGTGAGGCGGAGCTGGCGACGCTTGAATTCCTGAAACAGTGGGTTCCGGCAGGCAAATCGCCAATCTGTGGTAATAGCATCGGCCAGGAT
This region includes:
- the asd gene encoding archaetidylserine decarboxylase (Phosphatidylserine decarboxylase is synthesized as a single chain precursor. Generation of the pyruvoyl active site from a Ser is coupled to cleavage of a Gly-Ser bond between the larger (beta) and smaller (alpha chains). It is an integral membrane protein.); this encodes MLNAFKLSLQYILPKLWLTRLAGWGASKRAGWLTKLVIDLFVKYYKVDMKEAQKPDTASYRTFNEFFVRPLRDEVRPVDTDPNVLVMPADGVISQLGNIEDDKILQAKGHNYSLEALLAGNYLMADLFRNGTFATTYLSPRDYHRVHMPCNGILREMIYVPGDLFSVNHLTAQNVPNLFARNERVICLFDTEFGPMAQILVGATIVGSIETVWAGTITPPREGVIKRWTWPAGEAEGSVALLKGQEMGRFKLGSTVINLFAPGKVKLAEQLESLSVTKLGQPLAVSAETFVTPDAESAPLSQEEINAEHDASPLVDDKKDEG
- the rsgA gene encoding small ribosomal subunit biogenesis GTPase RsgA; translated protein: MSKNKLSKGQQRRVNANHQRRLKTTSEKVDYDDNLFGEPTEGVVISRFGMHADVESADGEIHRCNIRRTIRSLVTGDRVVWRPGKEAAEGVTVKGIVEAVHERTSVLTRPDFYDGVKPIAANINQIVIVSAILPELSLNIIDRYLVACETLQVEPIIVLNKIDLLDDEGMAFVNEQMDIYRKIGYRVLMVSSYTKDGLKPLEEALTDRISIFAGQSGVGKSSLLNNLLGLQQEILTNDVSDVSGLGQHTTTASRLYHFPHGGDVIDSPGVREFGLWHLEPEQIFNGFVEFHDYLGACKYRDCKHDNDPGCAIREAVENGEIAETRFENYHRILESMDQVKTRKNFSDSDN
- the orn gene encoding oligoribonuclease — encoded protein: MSADENNLIWIDLEMTGLDPERDRIIEIATLVTDANLNILAEGPTIAVHQSDEQLALMDDWNVRTHTGSGLVDRVKASTQGDREAELATLEFLKQWVPAGKSPICGNSIGQDRRFLFKYMPELESYFHYRYLDVSTLKELARRWKPEILDGFKKQGTHQAMDDIRESVAELAYYRENFIKL